The following are encoded together in the Lathyrus oleraceus cultivar Zhongwan6 chromosome 3, CAAS_Psat_ZW6_1.0, whole genome shotgun sequence genome:
- the LOC127128295 gene encoding serine carboxypeptidase 1, which translates to MVDQDVLVLMVLYMNMVLFNFDKPVNGSLPKLHLNPYSWSKVSNIIYLDSPVGVGFSYSKNTSQYETGDEKTATDSHTFLLKFLANPLYLAGESYAGVYVPTLAHKVVQGIEAGIKPKLNFKVI; encoded by the exons ATGGTGGACCAGGATGTTCTAGTTTTGATGGTTTTGTATATGAACATG GTCCTTTTTAATTTTGACAAACCTGTCAATGGATCCTTGCCTAAGTTGCATCTCAATCCATACAGTTGGTCAAAG GTTTCCAACATTATATATTTGGACTCACCCGTTGGAGTAGGATTTTCATATTCGAAAAATACATCTCAGTACGAAACTGGAGATGAAAAGACTGCAACTGATTCACATACTTTTCTCCTCAAA TTTCTTGCAAACCCCTTATACCTTGCTGGAGAATCTTATGCTGGAGTTTATGTGCCTACTCTTGCTCATAAAGTAGTACAAG GAATTGAAGCTGGTATCAAACCTAAACTGAATTTCAAG GTTATTTGA